The Gracilibacillus caseinilyticus genome segment AGTCTGTTCAAGAAGTACAAGAACCATATGTAAGTGCAACGATTATGGTACCGAATGATTTTGTAGGCCCAGTAATGGAGATCTGTCAGAAAAAACGCGGCGATTTTATGGATATGCAATATTTAGATGATAATCGGGTGAACGTTGTGTACGAAATCCCGCTATCTGAAATTGTCTACGACTTTTTCGACCAATTGAAATCACAAACGAAAGGATATGCTTCGTTTGATTATGAAATGATTGGTTACAAAACGTCTAATCTAGTGAAAATGGACATCTTATTAAACGGTGATACCATCGATGCACTATCTTTTATTGTACACAGAGATTTTGCTTTTGAACGCGGAAAACAAATAGCCGATAAGCTCAAAAAATTGATTCCCCGTCAGCAATTTGAGGTTCCGATTCAAGCAGCAATCGGTAATAAAATTGTTGCCAGAACCAATATTAAAGCAATGCGTAAAAACGTTCTAAGTAAATGTTACGGTGGGGATATTTCGCGAAAACGTAAACTGTTGGAGAAACAAAAAGAAGGTAAAAAACGCATGAAAATGGTTGGTTCAGTAGAAGTTCCACAAGAAGCATTTATGGCAGTACTAAAAATGGATGATGAGTAAACCATCTAAACCCTTGTCAGTCGACAAGGGTTTTGCCGTACGCCTTCATAGTTTCTGTCACAGCTAAGAAAAGGAGGAAAGAGAAGTGGTCTCATCCGTATATATTCATATTCCCTTCTGTGAAAAGATCTGTCATTATTGTGATTTTACGAAGTTTTTTTATGATGAAAAAATGGCAGATGATTATTTAATCGCATTAGAAAAGGAAATGAAAGCCTATATCCATAAACCAAAAAAGAAAATGAACACAATTTTTGTCGGTGGAGGTACACCGACAGCATTAAATGAGAAGCAGTTAACGAAATTGGTGCAAATGATTGCTCATTATTTTGATGTAGCATCCGTCAGCGAGTATTCTTTCGAAGCGAACCCAGGGGATTTAACAAATGAGAAAATTAATATATTACGTGCTTACGGTGTCAACCGGATTTCCATGGGTGTCCAGGTACTTGATGACGAAATGTTGGAACAACTCGGAAGATTACACAGAGTGAAAGATGTCTATGAGAATGTCAATGGCTTGGTACAAGCAGGTATTGATAATATTAGTATTGACTTAATGTACAGTCTCCCCAATCAATCTATCGAAGGATTCAACAAAACCTTAAAGGAAGCATTACAGTTCAATCTGCCGCATTATTCAGCTTATTCGTTGCAAATAGAACCGAAAACGATCTTCTATCAGCGATATATGAAAGGAAAACTATCGAAGCCACCCGAAGAAATAGAGGCGGATATGTATGCATTGCTTCGAAGTGAAATGCGTGCTAATGGCATTCATCAATATGAAATTAGTAATTTTGCCAAGCCGGGGTTTGAAAGTCAGCATAATCTTGTGTATTGGAATAACCAATATTATTTCGGTTTCGGTGCAGGTGCTCACGGGTATTTACCAGGTGAGCGCATTATAAACATTCGTCCATTTCCGAAATATGTGGAGGCTGCGAATGATTCGGGAAAACCAATACTTCATATTGAACAAATTGGACGTAAGGAACAGATTGAGGAAGAAATGTTTCTTGGATTGCGAAAGAGTGAAGGAGTTTCTGTGAGTGCCTTTGAAAAAAAATATCAAATTCCGCTAAGAGACTTATATGGCGAGGAATTGGACACCCTAAAACAAAAGGGATGGATAGATGTCAACAGCAGTTTTGTAAAACTGACAGAGGAAGGTAAACCCTTTGGCAATGAAGTTTTCCAAAGCTTTCTGTTAGATGATAATGCGTTCTAGCCTGATAATCTTCATTTTTCTGTGTTTCTTAATTGACAATTAAGAATGGATTTGATAATTTATTAGTAGAATTAGCACTCAAGTAATTAGAGTGCTAACAGAGGTGATCATCGATGCTTACAGATAGACAAATACAAATTTTGCAGGTTATTATTGATGAGTTCATCCAGACGGCACAACCGATTGGATCAAGGGCAATTGCGAAAAAAGAAACTATTTCTTTCAGCCCCGCTACAATTCGAAACGAAATGGCAGATTTGGAAGAAATGGGATTTATTGAAAAAACCCATACCTCTTCTGGTCGGGTACCTTCAGAAAAGGGTTACCGTTTCTATGTCGATCATTTAATTTCACCCTTTCGATTATCGAGTCATGACGTGAATATGATTAAACATACGTTTGAGCGGGAAATGATAGAATTTGAAAGAGTTGTTCAGAAATCAGCAAGAATCATGTCTGATTTGACCAATTATACGTCGATTATTCTTGGTCCGGAAGTGTTTCATACCACGTTAAAACAAATACAGCTGATCAGTTTATCCAACAGTACTGCAGTCGCGATCCTGGTAACAAACACAGGGCATGTGGAGCACAGGTATTTTAATGTACCTGCTTCGATGTTGTCATCTGATTTGGAGAAGTTGGTTAACATTTTAAATGATCGTCTGGTAGGAGTGCCAATTATTCAATTGCAGCATAGATTATTTGGAGAAGTCGCGCAGCTTTTACAACGATACAGTGCTGATTTCGAAACGACTTATTCCTATTTGCACGAAGCATTGCTAGAGAAACAGCCGGTGAAGCTTTATATGGATGGGAAAACCAATATTATGTTACAGCCCGAATTTCATGATGTTCATAAGATACAATCATTGTATTCCTTGATGGAGCGTGAGGATGAAATGGCCAATCTGCTCCGGACATCTGGCCAAGGGTTAAAGGTAGTAATCGGGCAAGAAAACCATATAGACGCAATGCAGGATTGCAGTTTAATCACTGCCACATACTCACTGGGTGAGGACCAATTTGGGACGATCGCCTTGTTAGGACCTACTCGAATGGAATACTCCAGAGTGGTTTCACTGTTAAATGTCCTGTCAAAGCAATTAAGCAAGACGTTTGATTCATGGTACTAACATGTGAAAGGGTATGGTGGAATCCGTACTCTTTTCACTTGTGTGTATAAAGTTTGATTCTTTTAAGAAAGTATGTTTAGCTATACAATGGTTTTTTATCTAGGAGGTGACAGTAATGCAAGAAAAAGATATCAATCAAAACGAACAAGAAGAAGTAATTGAAGATGCAGAACAAGAATTGGTGAGTGATGAGGAAACAGCTACAGCGACGCAACCGGATGTAAGTGAAGATGACATTCAAGCACTTCAAGCTGAAAAAGACGACTTACAGAACCGTCTTCTTCGGGTTCAGGCAGAGTATGATAATTTCAGAAAACGAACCAAAAAAGAGAAAGAAGCGGACTTAAAATATAAATCTCAATCAGTTGTCACTGAATTGCTACCCGTACTCGATAACTTTGAGCGTGCCCTGCAGGTTGAAATTGATGACAAGGCAGCTAAAGGTGTGGTAGAAGGTTTAAAGATGGTCTACCGTCAGTTGAAGACAGTGTTAGAAAATGAAGGTGTATCTGAAATTGAGACAGATGGTCAATATTTTAATCCGAATCTTCATCAAGCCGTAATGCAAGTGGAAGAAGAAGGTTTTGAATCCAACGAAATTGTCGAAACTATGCAAAAAGGCTATCAATTGAAAGACAGAGTAATTCGACCAGCAATGGTAAAAGTAAATCAATAATTACATATGATGTGAAGGAGGAATTTTAGTTATGGGTAAAATCATTGGTATTGACTTAGGTACAACAAATTCATGTGTAGCAGTAATGGAAGGTGGAGAATCTAAAGTAATCCCGAATCCGGAGGGGAATCGTACAACACCTTCTGTTGTTTCTTTCAAAAGTGGAGAACGTCAAATTGGTGAAGTTGCGAAACGTCAAGCAATTACAAACCAAAATACGATTCAGTCTATTAAACGACATATGGGTACAGATTATAAAGTAGAAATTGAAGGAAAAGAATACACTCCTCAAGAAATTTCTGCAATCATTCTACAACATTTGAAGTCATACGCAGAGGACTATTTAGGTGATACAGTTGATAAAGCTGTTATTACAGTGCCAGCTTACTTTAATGATGCGGAGCGTCAAGCTACGAAAGATGCTGGTAAAATTGCTGGACTTGAAGTAGAACGTATTATCAATGAACCTACTGCTGCAGCATTGGCATATGGTATTGATAAAGCTGATCAAGATCAAACAGTTCTGGTATATGACCTTGGTGGTGGTACGTTTGATGTGTCTATTCTGGATATTGGAGAAGGTACATTTGAAGTAGTATCTACTGCAGGTGATAACAGACTAGGTGGGGACGATTTTGATGAAGTATTAATTGACCACATGGTAGCAGAGTTCAAGAAAGAAAATGGCATTGACCTTGCTCAGGACAAAATGGCATTGCAACGTTTGAAAGATGCAGCAGAAAAAGCGAAAAAAGACCTTTCAGGTGTTGCGCAAACACAAGTATCTCTACCGTTTATTACAGCAGGAGATGCTGGACCACTTCACTTGGAAATGAATATTACACGTGCTAAATTTGATGAGCTATCAGCAGATTTAGTGGAAAAAACAATGGGACCTACTCGTCAAGCATTGCGTGATGCAGATCTATCTGCTAGCGACATTGACAAAGTATTGTTGGTTGGTGGTTCCACTCGTATTCCAGCAGTACAAGAAGCCATTAAGAAAGAAATTGGTAAAGATCCTTCTAAAGGAGTTAACCCAGATGAGGTTGTTGCATTAGGTGCGGCGATCCAGGGTGGTGTTTTACAAGGTGATGTTAAAGATGTTGTATTACTTGATGTTACACCATTATCACTAGGGATCGAAACAATGGGCGGTGTTACGACAAAATTAATCGAGCGTAACACAACAATCCCAACTAGCCATTCTCAAGTTTTCTCAACTGCAGCAGATAATCAAACAGCGGTTGATATCCACGTGCTTCAAGGTGAACGTGAAATGGCACAGGATAACAAAACATTAGGTCGTTTCCAATTAACGGATATTCCAGCGGCTCCACGCGGTGTACCGCAAATCGAAGTATCATTCGATATTGATGCGAACGGTATTGTAAATGTTCGTGCGAAAGATTTAGGAACGAATAAAGAACAGTCTATTACGATTAAATCTTCTTCTGGTCTATCTGACGATGAAGTGGAACAAATGGTAAAAGATGCAGAAGAAAATGCAGAAGCAGATAAACAACGTCGTGAGGAAATTGAGCTTCGTAATGAAGCAGATCAGTTAGTTTTCCAAACAGATAAGACTTTAAAAGATCTTGGCGAAAGTGTAACAGATGAAGAAAAACAAAAAGCGGAAGCTGTCAAAGAAGAATTGAAAAAAGCTTTAGAAGATAATGATCAAGATCAAATTAAAGAGAAAAAAGAAGCTTTAGAACAAGAAGTGCAAAACTTAACAGTGAAAATGTATGAGCAAGCACAACAACAGCAGCAGACAGAAGGCGGCGCTGATGCTGGTCAAGAAAATGCAGAAGATGTAGTCGATGCCGATTACGAAGAAGTAGATGACGAAGATAAAGATAAAAAATAAGATAGTTCACGTAACATGATGGAAAAGTCAAAGTCAGAATTCTCGGCTTTGGCTTTTTCCATGAGGTAGGTGTCGTTTCATACTGCTAATCCATGAATATATTAGTAGATAACGAGAATGGAGCTATGTAAATGGCGGACCCTGCAGCCCATTTAAATGTGGCGAGAAGGTAGGTGTGCCACTCTCTTACAAGTGAAATAATGTTTGCTAATCAGTATAAATAAATGTTATGATAATGTTTATGCAATAAACGAGCGGGAGCGTGATCAGTCAGTGAGTAAACAAGATTATTATGAGGTTTTAGGTGTGTCCAAAGACGCATCGAAAGATGAAATTAAAAAAGCTTATCGTAAACTTGCAAGGAAATATCACCCAGATGTGAATAAAGATGAAGGCACGGACGAAAAGTTTAAAGAAGTGAAAGAAGCTTATGAAGTATTGGGCAACGAACAGAAAAAAGCTCAATATGATCAATTCGGTCATGCTGGTCCACAAGGTCAAGGTGGCTTTGGTGGATTTGGAGGCGGTGCTGAAGATTTCGGTGGATTTGGTGACATTTTTGATATGTTCTTCGGTGGTGGCCGCCGACGAGACCCAAATGCCCCTCGTCAAGGTAACGATCTGCAATATACGATGACATTAGAATTTGAGGATGCCATTTTTGGAAAAGAAACAGATATTCAAATTCCTAAAGAAGAAGAATGTGACACGTGCCACGGTTCTGGTGCAAAACCAGGTACACAGCCTGAAACGTGTAGTAATTGTAACGGAAGTGGACAACTAAATGTAGAGCAAAATACACCATTTGGTAGAGTCGTAAACCGAAGAGTATGCCATCACTGTCAAGGTACCGGAAAGCAAATTAAAGACAAATGTGGAACTTGTGGCGGTCAAGGTAAAGTGAAGACACGTAAAAAGATTCATATTAGCATTCCAGCCGGGATTGATGAAGGACAGCAAATTCGAGTTGCTGGCCAAGGGGAACCTGGTATAAATGGTGGTCCTGCGGGAGATCTGTACGTTGTTATTCAAGTGAAAACTCATGAATTTTATCAACGTGAAGGTGACCACATTTTCTGTGAAATGCCGGTCACATTTGCGCAAGCTGCATTAGGGGATGAAATTGAAGTGCCGACACTTCACGGTAAGGTGAAATTGAAGGTGCCAGCTGGTACACAAACAGGGAAAACCTTCAGACTTAAAGGTAAAGGTGCGCCGAATGTGCGAAGTAATGTTCATGGAGATCAACATATTAAAATCCGTGTAATAACACCAACAAACCTTAGTGATCGCCAAAAAGAATTGTTGAGAGAATTTAATGAAATTAGTGGAAATCAGCCGACAGACGAACACGAAAATACATTTTTTCAACGAGTAAAACGTGCTTTTAAGGGCGAATAATTAACCATAGTAACAAATTTTAGATAGAAATGAGTTGATCTGCTTGAAGTGGACAGAGCTGAGTATCTATACGACAAATGAAGCGATTGAACCTATTTCAAATATTATTCACGAAGCAGGAGCAAGTGGCGTAGTAATAGAAGATCGTCAGGATCTTGAACGTATTTGGGAAGGTCGCTTTGGAGAAATTTATGACCTTAATCCGGATGATTATCCGGAAGAGGGAGTTCGGTTAAAAGCTTACCTCCCTGTTAATAGTTTTCTGGGTGAGACTGTTACCGAAATAAAGCAAGCCATTAACAATTTATTGTTATACGACATCGATATTGGCTTAAACAAAATTACACTGAGTGAAGTGAATGAAGAAGAGTGGGCAACAGCCTGGAAGAAATATTATAAGCCTGCAAAAATATCGGAACGTGTAACCATTACCCCCACATGGGAAGATTATCAGCCTGTCTCAACAGATGAACTTATTATAGAGTTAGACCCAGGAATGGCATTTGGAACAGGGACACATCCTACAACTGTTTTAAGTATTCAGGCATTGGAAAGTCATTTGCAGAACGGAGATACTGTTTTTGATGTCGGGTGTGGATCTGGTGTTTTAAGTATTGCTGCTGCACTATTAGGTGCTGATAAAGTTTATGCTTATGACCTGGATGAAGTTGCAATCCAAAGTACAAAACTGAATGCTAAAGTAAATAAAGTGGATGATAAAATGCAGGTCAAACAAAACAATTTACTGCAGCATGTTACAGGTACAGCTAATGTTATTGTAGCGAATATTTTGGCGGAGATCATTTTGCGTTTCGAAAAAGACGCGTTTGATCGACTTGTTCCTGGAGGTATTTTCATTACTTCCGGAATTATCCAAAAAAAGAAGTTAGCTGTAAAGAATGCACTAGAAGAAGCTGGTTTTGAGATTATTGAAACCAATCAGATGGAAGATTGGATCTCCATCATTGCCCAAAAACCCGAAGAAAGCAGGTAATGGGATGCAACGCTATTTTATTGACAGTAATAATTGGAATGATGACGAGGTAAAGATTACAAATGAGGATTTTCATCATGTTGTTCATGTGATGAGGATGCAAGAAGGGGATACTTTCATTGCCAATCATCCCGATCAGGATGCAGCTAAGTGTAAGATTACCTTCATTGATGAAAACCAGGTCGTAGCAGTAGTGGAAGAATGGCTCGAGGAAACGAAAGAATTACCTGTTCACATTACTATTGCCCAAGGATTGCCGAAAGGAGACAAGTGGGAGTTTGTCTTGCAGAAAGGAACGGAGTTAGGTGCGGTTCGCTTCGTTCCAATTCAAGCGGCACGTTCTGTCGTTAAATGGGATGCAAAAAAACAACAGAAAAAAGTAGCGAGATGGCAAAAAATCGTAAAAGAAGCGAGCGAACAAGCCCACCGTAACAAGTTACCTGACATTGATCCTGTTCTGTCTGTTAAAGATTTTGTGAAGCAGTCTGCTTCTTATGATTGGAAATTTTTCGCTTATGAGGAAACGGCAAGACAGTATCCGACTGTTAAGTTACACCATTATTTTTCACAGATAGAAGTAGGTCAGTCGGTGATGGTTTGTATCGGACCTGAAGGTGGGTTCGATGAGGATGAAGCCATTAGATTGAAACAAAATGGGTTTCAAGCGATTCGGTTAGGGCCAAGAATTTTAAGAACAGAAACAGCACCTCTTTATGTGCTTGCTAACTTGTCTTACTACTTTGAAGAAATGAGGTGATGAAATGCCAACAGTGGCTTTTCATACATTAGGATGCAAGGTAAATCATTATGAAACAGAAGGAATATGGCAGAAGTTCAAAACCGAAGGATATGAACGTGTTGAGTTTGATCATCATGCGGATGTATATGTGATTAATACATGTACCGTCACGAACACAGGGGACAAAAAAAGTCGACAAGTTATTCGTCGTGCCATTCGCAGTAATCCTGAGGGAGTAGTATGTGTAACGGGCTGTTATGCGCAGACCTCTCCAGGTGAAATCATGGAAATCCCAGGAGTTGATGTCGTTGTTGGTACACAAGATCGTGGAAAAATGATCCAGTATATTGAAGAACACCAAGAACATAGACAACCGATTAACGGTGTATCGAATATTATGAAAAATCGTACATTTGAAGAAATGGATGTGCCACAATTCTCTGATCGTACTCGTGCATCATTAAAAATACAAGAAGGTTGTAATAACTTCTGTACTTTCTGTATTATTCCTTGGTCTCGTGGATTATTACGTTCAAGACAGCCTGAGAATGTTTTGAAACAAGCGCGTCAACTAGTGGAAGCCGGCTATAAAGAGATTGTCCTTACAGGTATCCATACTGCCGGGTACGGTGAAGACATGAAGGAATATAATTTTGCGCAATTATTACGTGACCTTGAAAGCAAAATAGATGGACTCAAACGTATTCGTATTTCCTCAATTGAGGCAAGTCAAATCACAGATGAAGTTATTGAGGTACTTGATGCATCAAAGAAAGTAGTACCGCATTTACACATTCCATTACAATCAGGTTCTGATACCGTATTAGAGCGGATGAGGCGTAAATATACAACTGATTTTTACAAAAAAAGAGTGGCAAAAATTCAAAAAGCCCTTCCGCATCTAGCAATTACTTCAGATGTAATTGTAGGGTTCCCGGGAGAAACAGAACAAGAATTTCAGGAAACGATGGATTTCATAAAAGAAATCGGCTATTCAGAATTACACGTCTTCCCATTCTCTAAAAGAACCGGTACTCCTGCAGCCCGAATGGATAATCAGGTGGAAGATGATGTGAAGCATCAACGTGTGCAAATGTTGATTGAACAGTCGGATCAGCAAGCCCTTGCTTATGCTAAGAGCTATGAAGATGAAGTAGTAGAAGTAATTCCTGAAGAATCATTTAATGAAGAAGAACCTAATATGCTGGTAGGTTATTCAGATAATTACTTGAAGGTTAAATTCGATGGTACTAAAGAGATGATCGGCGAAATTGTTCGTGTAAAAATCACAAAAGCAGGGTATCCATATAATGAAGGTACTTTCGTCCGTGTCATGGATGATGCTGCATTATCGGTATAACTTATTTGTATAGGTAATGCCATTGCCCGCATGAAAATGGCAATCAAGAAGATGCCACTTTTCTTGTGAAAATGGTTGACCTGGTTAATAACGTATATTATAATTGCAAAGAGACATATGTATGATTACATATGTGGGATTATTTTTTTGTATGCTTCGGAGGGAGGGAAATTAGCATGTCTAACACAACTCGCGTTCGTAAAAACGAGTCTCTTGAAGATGCTCTTCGTCGCTTCAAACGCAGTGTATCTAAATCAGGTACATTGTCTGAATACCGTAAGCGTGAATTTTATGAAAAACCTAGTGTTCGCCGTAAGAAGAAATCAGAGGCAGCTAGAAAGCGTAAATTTTAAAGAGGGTGTAATGAGATAATGGCAATCGTTGAACTTTTGAACCAGGATATGAAACAGGCGATGAAGGCCAGAGATAAAGAAAAATTAAGTGTTATTCGAATGGTCAAAGCATCGATGCAGAATGAAGCCATTAAATTACAGAAAGATGCATTGTCTGAAGAAGAAGAACTAACCGTTTTAGCTAGAGAGCTAAAACAGAGAAAAGATTCCCTCCATGAATTTAAAGAAGCTGGACGCGAAGATCTTGTAAGCAATTTAGAAACTGAAATTGACATTATACAAGCTTATATGCCTGAACAGCTATCTGATGATGAATTAGAGAAAATTGTTGTTCAGACGATCGAGGAAGTTCAAGCTCAGTCTAAAAAAGACATGGGAAAAGTAATGAGCGCACTTATGCCTAAAGTAAAAGGTAAAGCAGAAGGCTCAAGAGTGAATCAATTGGTTCAGAAGAACTTATCATAGAACGAACATAATGATTTCATTCAACAATAAAGGCCCTTGGCTTATTAATAAGCTAAGGGTCTTTTTACTATTTATAAGTCTGTTGCTTGACATCGATGTATTTTAACAGTATGTTCGAAACTAGTATAGCTATCTGAATGCGATACCATCTTTTTTTTACGTCTTGAAACTTTTCGCCTGGCTGATTCGTACATAGTAGAGGCGTAGTGGGAAGGAGGTCATTTATTGAAACGTATCTTTACAAAGCTTATAACCGCTGTCATGCTGGTGATTGTTTTTGGAACTGTATTTCTGAACAACCATCAAGTGTTTGCTGCAGATAACGGAGAAGGTAAGCTTGTTTACATCATTCCAATTGAAAATGAAGTAGAAAGAGGCTTGGAAGCTTTTATTCGCCGAACAACGACAGAGGCAACAGAAGCAAATGCGGATCACATCATTTTTGAAATTAATACACCTGGCGGCCGGGTTGATGCTGCACAGAATATCGGGGAAATCTTACAGGATCTTGATGTACAAACAACATCATTCATCACGGTAAAAGCGCTGTCGGCGGGTTCATTTATCGCACTTAATACCGATAATATTTTTATGAAATCACAAACAAGTATGGGCGCAAGTGGTGTGATTAATTCAGATGGGACAGCTGCAGACAAAAAAGCCCAATCAGCTTGGATTGCCAGCATGCGAGGAGCTGCCAGTTCGAAAGGGAGAGATCCGTTATACGCCGAAGCTATGGCGAATGCTGAACTAGACCTGTCGGAATATGGAGCCCCTAAAGGAAAATATTTAACTCTGGATGCAAACTATGCGACGGAAGTAGGGTACGCAGATGGCATTGTTTCACATCGTACCGCTTTGTTAAATGAGCTTTCCTTATCCCAGGCGAAGGTAGTTGAAACGGCGCCTACTGCGGCAGAAGTGCTTGCCAGATTTCTTACAAGTCCAGTTGTAGTACCAATCTTATTGTCATTAGCAAGCATTGGCTTAATTGTGGAATTATATTCCCCTGGATTTGGTATTCCTGGATCGATTGGACTTGGCTCCTTAGTACTGTATTTTTATGGACATATCGTAGCCGGATTAGCTGGCTATGAATCGATTGTATTACTTATTATTGGCATTGTCTTGATTATTATCGAGATTTTTGCACCAGGAGGAATACTTGGTTTTATTGGTGTGGGCGCAATAGTGGGGGCTTTGTTTATGTCCACGGATGATGTGGGAAATATGACGCTCAGTATTGCTATTGCGCTGATTGCTAGTATAATCGTCTCTGTGATTCTTTTTAAAACTATTGGTTTGGAGAAAGGTGCGTTTCGCCACGTTATTTTAAAGGATGCGACGAGAACCGAACAAGGGTATGTTTCGACTGTCAATCGTAACGAGTTACTAGGGCAGGAAGGCATATCGGTTACACCATTAAGACCTGCTGGATCTGCTGAATTTGGTGAAGAACGATTGGACGTCGTTTCCGAGGGTAGTTTTATTGAAGTGAACAGTCCGATCACTATTGTGAAAGTCGAAGGGTCAAGGATAGTTGTACGAAAAATCAAATCATAATTTATTGAGGAGGAATGTATTATGTCAGAACAATGGGAAGTAATTTTTCCAATCATTATTATTGGTTTAATTGTTATTGCTGTAGCGGTATTATTTACCTTTATCCCGGTGATGCTGTGGATTAGTGCACTCGCAGCTGGCGTGAAAGTTAGTATCTTTACATTAGTGGGTATGCGTTTAAGAAGGGTTGTACCGTCCCGTGTTATTAATCCCCTAATCAAAGCGCACAAAGCTGGGATTGATGTCACAACAAATCAGCTCGAGAGTCATTTTTTAGCTGGAGGTAACGTCGATCGAGTTGTCAATGCGCTAATCGCTGCGCAACGAGCAAACATTGAATTAAGCTTTGAACGCTGTGCTGCGATTGACCTTGCGGGTC includes the following:
- the hemW gene encoding radical SAM family heme chaperone HemW, producing MVSSVYIHIPFCEKICHYCDFTKFFYDEKMADDYLIALEKEMKAYIHKPKKKMNTIFVGGGTPTALNEKQLTKLVQMIAHYFDVASVSEYSFEANPGDLTNEKINILRAYGVNRISMGVQVLDDEMLEQLGRLHRVKDVYENVNGLVQAGIDNISIDLMYSLPNQSIEGFNKTLKEALQFNLPHYSAYSLQIEPKTIFYQRYMKGKLSKPPEEIEADMYALLRSEMRANGIHQYEISNFAKPGFESQHNLVYWNNQYYFGFGAGAHGYLPGERIINIRPFPKYVEAANDSGKPILHIEQIGRKEQIEEEMFLGLRKSEGVSVSAFEKKYQIPLRDLYGEELDTLKQKGWIDVNSSFVKLTEEGKPFGNEVFQSFLLDDNAF
- the dnaK gene encoding molecular chaperone DnaK, with translation MGKIIGIDLGTTNSCVAVMEGGESKVIPNPEGNRTTPSVVSFKSGERQIGEVAKRQAITNQNTIQSIKRHMGTDYKVEIEGKEYTPQEISAIILQHLKSYAEDYLGDTVDKAVITVPAYFNDAERQATKDAGKIAGLEVERIINEPTAAALAYGIDKADQDQTVLVYDLGGGTFDVSILDIGEGTFEVVSTAGDNRLGGDDFDEVLIDHMVAEFKKENGIDLAQDKMALQRLKDAAEKAKKDLSGVAQTQVSLPFITAGDAGPLHLEMNITRAKFDELSADLVEKTMGPTRQALRDADLSASDIDKVLLVGGSTRIPAVQEAIKKEIGKDPSKGVNPDEVVALGAAIQGGVLQGDVKDVVLLDVTPLSLGIETMGGVTTKLIERNTTIPTSHSQVFSTAADNQTAVDIHVLQGEREMAQDNKTLGRFQLTDIPAAPRGVPQIEVSFDIDANGIVNVRAKDLGTNKEQSITIKSSSGLSDDEVEQMVKDAEENAEADKQRREEIELRNEADQLVFQTDKTLKDLGESVTDEEKQKAEAVKEELKKALEDNDQDQIKEKKEALEQEVQNLTVKMYEQAQQQQQTEGGADAGQENAEDVVDADYEEVDDEDKDKK
- the grpE gene encoding nucleotide exchange factor GrpE; this encodes MQEKDINQNEQEEVIEDAEQELVSDEETATATQPDVSEDDIQALQAEKDDLQNRLLRVQAEYDNFRKRTKKEKEADLKYKSQSVVTELLPVLDNFERALQVEIDDKAAKGVVEGLKMVYRQLKTVLENEGVSEIETDGQYFNPNLHQAVMQVEEEGFESNEIVETMQKGYQLKDRVIRPAMVKVNQ
- the prmA gene encoding 50S ribosomal protein L11 methyltransferase, yielding MKWTELSIYTTNEAIEPISNIIHEAGASGVVIEDRQDLERIWEGRFGEIYDLNPDDYPEEGVRLKAYLPVNSFLGETVTEIKQAINNLLLYDIDIGLNKITLSEVNEEEWATAWKKYYKPAKISERVTITPTWEDYQPVSTDELIIELDPGMAFGTGTHPTTVLSIQALESHLQNGDTVFDVGCGSGVLSIAAALLGADKVYAYDLDEVAIQSTKLNAKVNKVDDKMQVKQNNLLQHVTGTANVIVANILAEIILRFEKDAFDRLVPGGIFITSGIIQKKKLAVKNALEEAGFEIIETNQMEDWISIIAQKPEESR
- the hrcA gene encoding heat-inducible transcriptional repressor HrcA, producing MLTDRQIQILQVIIDEFIQTAQPIGSRAIAKKETISFSPATIRNEMADLEEMGFIEKTHTSSGRVPSEKGYRFYVDHLISPFRLSSHDVNMIKHTFEREMIEFERVVQKSARIMSDLTNYTSIILGPEVFHTTLKQIQLISLSNSTAVAILVTNTGHVEHRYFNVPASMLSSDLEKLVNILNDRLVGVPIIQLQHRLFGEVAQLLQRYSADFETTYSYLHEALLEKQPVKLYMDGKTNIMLQPEFHDVHKIQSLYSLMEREDEMANLLRTSGQGLKVVIGQENHIDAMQDCSLITATYSLGEDQFGTIALLGPTRMEYSRVVSLLNVLSKQLSKTFDSWY
- the dnaJ gene encoding molecular chaperone DnaJ, encoding MSKQDYYEVLGVSKDASKDEIKKAYRKLARKYHPDVNKDEGTDEKFKEVKEAYEVLGNEQKKAQYDQFGHAGPQGQGGFGGFGGGAEDFGGFGDIFDMFFGGGRRRDPNAPRQGNDLQYTMTLEFEDAIFGKETDIQIPKEEECDTCHGSGAKPGTQPETCSNCNGSGQLNVEQNTPFGRVVNRRVCHHCQGTGKQIKDKCGTCGGQGKVKTRKKIHISIPAGIDEGQQIRVAGQGEPGINGGPAGDLYVVIQVKTHEFYQREGDHIFCEMPVTFAQAALGDEIEVPTLHGKVKLKVPAGTQTGKTFRLKGKGAPNVRSNVHGDQHIKIRVITPTNLSDRQKELLREFNEISGNQPTDEHENTFFQRVKRAFKGE
- a CDS encoding 16S rRNA (uracil(1498)-N(3))-methyltransferase produces the protein MQRYFIDSNNWNDDEVKITNEDFHHVVHVMRMQEGDTFIANHPDQDAAKCKITFIDENQVVAVVEEWLEETKELPVHITIAQGLPKGDKWEFVLQKGTELGAVRFVPIQAARSVVKWDAKKQQKKVARWQKIVKEASEQAHRNKLPDIDPVLSVKDFVKQSASYDWKFFAYEETARQYPTVKLHHYFSQIEVGQSVMVCIGPEGGFDEDEAIRLKQNGFQAIRLGPRILRTETAPLYVLANLSYYFEEMR